A DNA window from Trichosurus vulpecula isolate mTriVul1 chromosome 2, mTriVul1.pri, whole genome shotgun sequence contains the following coding sequences:
- the LOC118838425 gene encoding CCA tRNA nucleotidyltransferase 1, mitochondrial-like — MLRNLFLGHRTLLSSSWSQVSLLKKYLLTMKVESPEFQSLFTEGLKNLTELFKKENYELRIAGGAVRNLLNGTKPQDVDFATTATPAQMKEMFQAAGIRLINNKGEKHGTITARLHEENFEITTLRIDVITDGRHAEVEFTTDWQKDAERRDLTINSMFLGFDSTLYDYFNGYEDLKNKNVRFVGNPKERIQEDYLRILRYFRFYGRITDRPGAHDSKTLEAIKKNAKGLAGISGERIWVELKKILVGNHANHLVHLVYDLDVTRHIGLPAAGNLEEFNKVSKNVETLSPKPMTVLASLFKVQDDVKNLDLRLKIAKEEKNLGLFIVKYRKDLTKAADSSEPLKPYQDFVLDSREPDILSRICELLKYQGETGLLKEMQQWSIPPFPVSGHDVRKVGISSGKEIGLILQQLREQWKKSGYQMDKEELLSFIKKA, encoded by the coding sequence atgctGAGGAATTTGTTCTTGGGGCATAGAACACTACTCTCCAGCAGTTGGAGTCAAGTCTCCCTTTTGAAGAAATATCTACTCACAATGAAAGTGGAGTCACCAGAATTTCAGTCCCTTTTTACAGAAGGACTGAAGAACCTGACAGAGTTATTCAAGAAGGAAAATTATGAATTAAGAATAGCAGGAGGAGCTGTGCGAAATTTATTAAATGGAACAAAACCACAAGATGTGGACTTTGCTACCACTGCTACTCCAGCTCAAATGAAAGAGATGTTCCAGGCTGCTGGGATTCGTCTGATCaataacaaaggagaaaaacatgGAACTATTACTGCCAGACTTCATGAAGAAAATTTTGAGATCACGACACTAAGGATTGATGTCATTACAGATGGAAGGCATGCAGAGGTGGAATTCACAACTGACTGGCAGAAAGATGCTGAGCGAAGAGATCTCACCATCAACTCAATGTTTTTAGGTTTTGATAGTACCCTTTATGACTACTTTAATGGCTATGAAGATTTGAAAaataagaatgttagatttgTAGGAAACCCTAAAGAGAGAATTCAAGAGGATTATCTTCGAATTTTGAGATATTTCAGGTTTTATGGAAGAATAACAGATAGACCTGGTGCCCATGATTCAAAGACTTtggaagcaattaaaaaaaatgcaaaaggttTGGCTGGAATTTCTGGAGAGAGGATTTGGgtggaactgaaaaaaattctTGTTGGTAACCATGCAAATCATTTGGTTCATCTTGTGTATGATCTTGATGTGACTCGTCACATTGGTTTACCTGCTGCTGGGAATTTAGAGGAATTTAACAAAGTCAGCAAAAATGTTGAAACTCTTTCTCCAAAGCCAATGACTGTTTTGGCCTCATTATTCAAAGTACAGGATGATGTTAAAAACCTTGATTTGAGATTGAAgattgcaaaagaagaaaaaaatcttggctTGTTTATAGTGAAATATAGGAAAGATTTAACTAAAGCTGCTGATAGTTCGGAACCACTGAAACCATATCAAGATTTTGTTTTAGACTCTAGGGAACCTGATATACTTTCTCGAATTTGTGAACTGCTCAAATACCAAGGAGAGACGGGTCTTCTCAAGGAAATGCAGCAGTGGTCTATTCCTCCGTTTCCTGTCAGCGGCCATGATGTAAGAAAAGTCGGTATttcttcaggaaaagaaattgggtTAATACTACAGCAGTTGCGAGAACAGTGGAAGAAGAGTGGCTACCAGATGGACAAGGAGGAACTTCTAAGTTTCATAAAGAAGGCCTGA